The proteins below come from a single Falco peregrinus isolate bFalPer1 chromosome Z, bFalPer1.pri, whole genome shotgun sequence genomic window:
- the RXFP3 gene encoding relaxin-3 receptor 1, translating into MGEPCERGACSPAAGMKEGADWESWGAPLAFLEGAQMGNRSNTSFLQFFKNINLERADGMQGDSSDVVRIVISLVYSVVCALGLVGNLLVLYLMKSKQGWRKSSINLFVTSLAVTDFQFVLTLPFWAVENALDFNWLFGKAMCKIVSYVTAMNMYASVFFLTAMSVARYRSVASALKNQRRGDPLGGCCSAKWFCALIWLSAILASLPHAIFSTTATVFDDVLCLVKFPEGRGNNAQFWLGLYHIQKVLLGFVVPLAIISLCYLLLVRFISDKHVGSTCSGPSTKRRSKVTKSVFIVVLSFFLCWLPNQALTVWGILIKLNVVHFSTEYFLSQVYLFPISVCLAHSNSCLNPILYCLMRREFRKALKSLLWRMTSPSLTTMRPFTDTTKPEQEEQALHDLVPVRPITASSPAASVQPEVAYYPPGVVVYSSHYDLLPAGSMEQRC; encoded by the coding sequence ATGGGCGAGCCCTGCGAGCGCGGTGCCTGCTCGCCGGCCGCCGGCATGAAGGAAGGAGCGGACTGGGAGTCCTGGGGCGCGCCGCTGGCTTTCCTGGAGGGCGCCCAGATGGGCAACAGAAGCAACACGTCCTTCTTGCAGTTCTTCAAGAATATCAACCTGGAGCGAGCCGATGGGATGCAGGGGGACAGTTCTGATGTGGTGCGGATTGTCATCTCGCTGGTGTACTCCGTGGTGtgtgccctggggctggtgggcaACCTGCTGGTGCTCTACctgatgaaaagcaaacaaggcTGGAGAAAGTCCTCCATCAACCTCTTTGTGACCAGCCTGGCAGTGACCGACTTCCAGTTTGTGCTGACCTTGCCCTTCTGGGCAGTGGAGAATGCGCTAGACTTCAACTGGCTCTTCGGCAAGGCAATGTGTAAGATCGTCTCGTATGTGACAGCCATGAATATGTATGCTAgtgttttcttcctcactgCCATGAGTGTGGCTCGATACCGCTCTGTGGCTTCAGCCCTGAAGAATCAGCGGCGAGGTGACCCGCTGGGTGGGTGCTGCTCTGCGAAGTGGTTTTGTGCACTCATCTGGCTGTCAGCTATCCTGGCTTCCCTGCCCCATGCTATTTTTTCCACCACTGCCACTGTCTTTGATGATGTGCTCTGCCTTGTCAAGTTCCCTGAGGGCCGAGGCAACAATGCCCAGTTCTGGCTAGGTCTGTACCACATCCAGaaggtgctgctgggctttgtGGTGCCACTGGCCATCATCAGCCTCTGCTACTTGCTCCTGGTGCGCTTCATCAGTGACAAGCATGTTGGCAGCACCTGCAGTGGCCCCAGCACCAAGCGCCGCTCCAAAGTGACTAAGTCAGTGTTCATTGTGGTGCTGTCTTTCTTCTTGTGCTGGCTGCCTAACCAAGCGCTCACAGTGTGGGGCATCCTCATCAAACTCAACGTAGTGCACTTCAGTACTGAGTACTTCCTCTCCCAAGTGTACCTCTTCCCCATCAGCGTGTGCCTCGCGCACTCCAACAGCTGCCTCAATCCCATCCTCTACTGCCTCATGCGCAGGGAGTTTCGCAAGGCACTGAAGAGCCTCCTCTGGCGGATGACCTCACCTTCCCTCACCACCATGCGCCCCTTCACTGACACCACCAAGCccgagcaggaggagcaggccCTGCATGATCTGGTGCCTGTACGCCCCATCACTGCTTCTTCCCCTGCTGCATCTGTCCAGCCAGAGGTGGCCTACTACCCccctggggtggtggtgtaCAGCAGCCACTACgatctgctgcctgctggctccATGGAGCAGCGCTGCTGA